CGAAATGCGAGTTGTTGTCCTCTCCCGTCCATAGACGCACACAGCGGATCATGGTGTCTCTCCTTGCATTGACGTTGCTTTGCCTGCGCGGCGTCGTACAGGCCGGATCATGGTCCTCGCTCAACCGGCTTTCGCCCCGATAGCGAGCGGCACCTTGATCTCGGCAACGTAGGGCTTGACCATCTTGGCGGGATCCACGATGCGGTCGAACTCGGGTTCGGTCACGAAGCCGAGTTTCAGCGCCGCCGATTTCAAGGTGAGATCGTTGTCCATCGCGTAGTGCGCGATCCGCGATGCCTTGTCGTAGCCGATCACCGGCGCCAGCGCCGTCACGAGCATCAGCGACCTCTCGACATACTCCTGGATCTTCTTGCGGTTCGGCTCGGTCCCCTCGACAAGGAAGGTGCGGAAATTGGTGCAGCCGTCGGTGAGGATGGTGACGGACTGGGCGATGTTGTGGATGATCAGCGGCTTGTAGACGTTCATCTCCAGGTAGCCGCCGGCGCCGCCGAACCCGACGGCAACGTCGTTCGCCATCACCTGCACCGCGATCATCGTCAGCGCTTCCGCCTGGGTCGGATTGACCTTGCCCGGCATAATCGACGAGCCCGGCTCGTTCTCGGGAATGTGCAGCTCGGCAAAGCCCGCGCGCGGACCGCAGGACAAAAGGCGGATGTCGTTTGCGATCTTGTAGAGCGAGCCGGCAAGCGTACGCAGTGTACCCGAGAGCTGCACCAGCGCGTCGTGCGCGCCTTGCACGGCGAATTTGTTCGGTGCGCTGACGAAGGGCAAGCCGGTCAACCGCGCGATCTCGGCGGCGACAGCTTCAGCAAAACCCGGTGCTGCGTTGATGCCGGTGCCGACGGCCGTGCCGCCCAGCGCAAGTCGATAGACGCCCTTGAGCGCGTCATTGATGCGGGCCAGATTGTCGGCGAGCATGACGGCGTAGCCGGACCACTCCTGCCCGAGCGTCAGCGGGGTGGCATCCTGCATGTGGGTCCGACCGATCTTGACAATGTCGTCCCACTGACTCGACTTCGCTGCGATCGCGTCGTGCAAAGCCGTGACCGCGGGAATGAGGCGCTCCGTCACGTTCAGCGCGGCCGCGACATACATGGCCGAGGGGAAGCTGTCGTTCGACGATTGCGACATGTTGACATGATCGTTCGGATGAACCGGCAGCTTGCTGCCGAGAGCGGTGCCAGCGAGCTGGCAGCACCGGTTCGAAATGACCTCGTTCACGTTCATGTTGAACTGCGTTCCGCTCCCCGTCATCCAGACGTGGAGGGGAAACATGTCGTGATGCTGCCCTGCGAGAATCTCGTCGCAGACATGGACGATCAGCTTGTGGACCTTGCCGCCGAGCCGGCCGCTGGCGACATTGGCGTTCGCGGCAGCCTTCTTCAGGATCGCGTAGGACTGGATCATCTCACGCGGCATCAGGTCGCTGCCGATGCTGAAATGCTCGAGTGAACGTTGCGTCTGCGCGCCCCAAAGCCTATCCGCGGGAACGTTCACCTCACCCAGGCTGTCTGTTTCTTTGCGAAAGTCGCTCATTCTTGCCTCTCGTGACAGTTCATGTCGGGTGCACCTGGCGGCGCTGGTCGAATTGTACGGGCCCGCACCGCGCGCACGCTTCCGCGAACGAACGTACTTTTGCGGAATGGCATGGTGCGCACCGCGACATGCGAACAGGCCGGCTGCGAGTAAAAAAGGTTCGAAGCGTTGACGCAGATTCAGTGCCGATGGCCCGGATGCCGGCACAGCCAGAGGACGCATGCCGACAATGCGATCGGCAGAGCGAGGCTCCATGTTCCCAGCCACCTCGTCACGCAACCCGCGAGGGCGGCCCCCATCAGGAACATCAGGCAAAGCGCGAGCATGGTTGCGGTGCCGCGCGCTGTATCGCGATCGGACGCTGCAAAGCTCTGATCGATGGCGCGAAGCATGTT
This is a stretch of genomic DNA from Bradyrhizobium sp. CB2312. It encodes these proteins:
- the fumC gene encoding class II fumarate hydratase, giving the protein MSDFRKETDSLGEVNVPADRLWGAQTQRSLEHFSIGSDLMPREMIQSYAILKKAAANANVASGRLGGKVHKLIVHVCDEILAGQHHDMFPLHVWMTGSGTQFNMNVNEVISNRCCQLAGTALGSKLPVHPNDHVNMSQSSNDSFPSAMYVAAALNVTERLIPAVTALHDAIAAKSSQWDDIVKIGRTHMQDATPLTLGQEWSGYAVMLADNLARINDALKGVYRLALGGTAVGTGINAAPGFAEAVAAEIARLTGLPFVSAPNKFAVQGAHDALVQLSGTLRTLAGSLYKIANDIRLLSCGPRAGFAELHIPENEPGSSIMPGKVNPTQAEALTMIAVQVMANDVAVGFGGAGGYLEMNVYKPLIIHNIAQSVTILTDGCTNFRTFLVEGTEPNRKKIQEYVERSLMLVTALAPVIGYDKASRIAHYAMDNDLTLKSAALKLGFVTEPEFDRIVDPAKMVKPYVAEIKVPLAIGAKAG